A region from the Sulfurimonas sp. genome encodes:
- a CDS encoding FecCD family ABC transporter permease, with product MRYLFILLSLFIVAVAPFFGQIEISLSNINDIASMDYKLFWDLRLPRVVVAFFTGALLGLSGLLFQSLFRNPMSTPFTLGVASGATLGTAFAIVFGYISLVAMFGFFGAILTIVILFTITSRLKAYETSSLLLVGIALSFFYSAALMILFYISDETQSYEIVRFTMGSLDIVGLDHTMPVVIASALLLALSLKYKREIKLLLTSYDNAFLKGIEVKKINTILLISVSIGIGVAVSITGPIGFVGLIVPHILKTIYKQSADKLLFITFFYSGIFLVFCDLISRNLGTSSDIPIGVITAFLGGPFFIYLLIRRRRA from the coding sequence ATGAGATATCTGTTTATACTTTTATCACTTTTTATTGTAGCCGTTGCTCCCTTTTTTGGTCAAATTGAGATAAGCCTCTCAAATATAAACGACATTGCCTCGATGGATTATAAACTCTTTTGGGATCTAAGACTTCCGCGCGTAGTTGTAGCTTTTTTTACGGGTGCACTTTTAGGTCTTAGCGGTCTTTTATTTCAATCACTATTTAGAAACCCTATGAGTACACCTTTTACGCTCGGTGTTGCAAGCGGAGCTACTCTTGGAACTGCCTTTGCCATAGTTTTTGGGTATATCTCACTAGTAGCTATGTTTGGATTTTTCGGGGCAATACTGACTATAGTGATTCTATTTACGATCACTTCAAGACTTAAAGCCTATGAAACCTCATCACTTCTTTTAGTGGGAATTGCGCTTTCATTCTTTTACTCTGCAGCTTTAATGATACTCTTTTACATCAGTGATGAAACTCAAAGCTATGAGATAGTTCGCTTTACTATGGGAAGCTTGGATATTGTAGGACTAGATCATACTATGCCTGTAGTTATAGCATCTGCCCTGCTTTTAGCCCTGTCACTAAAATACAAGCGTGAGATAAAGCTTCTGCTTACATCTTATGACAATGCATTTTTAAAAGGGATCGAGGTTAAAAAGATCAATACAATCTTACTTATCTCAGTCTCTATCGGTATAGGCGTAGCCGTAAGCATAACGGGACCTATCGGTTTTGTCGGGCTTATAGTTCCGCATATACTAAAGACTATCTACAAACAAAGCGCAGACAAACTGCTCTTTATTACCTTTTTTTACAGCGGAATATTTTTGGTATTTTGTGATCTAATCTCAAGAAACTTAGGCACTAGCTCAGACATCCCAATAGGTGTCATAACTGCATTTTTAGGTGGACCGTTTTTTATCTACTTACTGATCAGAAGGAGAAGAGCATGA
- a CDS encoding cobyrinate a,c-diamide synthase — MRALCVSAVASNQGKTVLTMALLNHFKNSVRPFKIGPDFIDPLFHKKISNTPSVNLDRFMMDDEQLKWMFEHYSDKDISICEGVMGFYDGMDKGSSAYDLSKLLNIPTILILDGSSSYITISAVLKGLVSYKEDNTIKAVVLNKISSHGHFELIKNQIEKDHDNIVVLGWIEKNIPSLSDTHLGLDLKDMEKIDEISKEVLKHIDTAKVLEIASEFSMPKAQDYPFEKLEKQNKKIAIVNDENFSFLYHDNKEFLKESFEDVLIIDSTKDEEIPSDTDIVYIVGGYVEDEKNYDKVKDSKRFRDSLIKHSKTKTIYAECAGLLYLSNRVDNKEMSGILDLDFTLHGRFQRMGYYYSKELDAKGHSFHYTNVVDPKNGTDIISKEKNGEGTVGSWEKDKVFGTYLHTMLRCNTELIKKKFLC, encoded by the coding sequence ATGAGAGCACTCTGCGTATCTGCCGTAGCTTCAAACCAAGGAAAAACCGTTTTAACAATGGCACTGCTGAATCATTTTAAAAACTCGGTAAGACCTTTTAAAATAGGACCGGATTTTATAGATCCGCTATTTCATAAAAAGATCTCAAATACGCCATCTGTGAATCTGGACAGATTTATGATGGATGATGAACAGCTAAAGTGGATGTTTGAGCATTACTCAGACAAAGATATATCTATTTGCGAAGGTGTTATGGGTTTTTATGATGGAATGGACAAAGGAAGCAGTGCATATGATTTGAGTAAGCTTTTAAATATCCCGACTATTCTTATTTTGGATGGAAGTTCTAGCTACATTACTATCAGTGCCGTTTTAAAAGGTCTAGTTAGCTACAAAGAGGACAATACAATAAAAGCCGTAGTTCTAAACAAGATCTCATCACATGGTCATTTTGAGCTAATCAAAAACCAAATAGAAAAAGATCATGATAACATCGTTGTTCTTGGCTGGATTGAGAAAAACATCCCGTCTTTGAGTGATACTCACCTAGGACTTGATCTAAAAGATATGGAAAAAATAGATGAGATCTCAAAAGAGGTCTTAAAACATATAGATACTGCAAAAGTGTTAGAGATTGCGTCTGAATTTTCTATGCCAAAAGCACAAGATTACCCTTTTGAAAAATTAGAGAAGCAGAATAAAAAGATAGCCATAGTTAATGATGAAAACTTCTCATTTTTGTACCATGACAACAAAGAGTTTTTAAAAGAAAGCTTTGAAGATGTGTTAATTATAGACTCTACCAAAGATGAAGAGATCCCAAGTGATACTGACATAGTCTATATTGTCGGGGGTTATGTAGAAGATGAGAAAAACTACGACAAAGTTAAAGACTCAAAACGCTTTAGAGACTCACTTATAAAACACTCAAAAACTAAAACCATATATGCCGAATGTGCAGGTCTGCTTTATCTCTCAAACAGAGTTGATAACAAAGAGATGAGCGGTATTTTAGATCTGGACTTTACACTTCATGGTAGGTTTCAAAGAATGGGTTACTACTACTCAAAAGAGCTTGATGCAAAGGGACATTCTTTTCACTATACAAATGTAGTAGATCCAAAAAACGGTACAGACATAATCTCAAAAGAGAAAAACGGTGAAGGTACAGTAGGGAGTTGGGAAAAAGATAAAGTATTTGGAACTTACCTGCATACGATGCTTAGATGTAACACTGAACTGATAAAGAAGAAGTTTTTATGTTAG
- the bluB gene encoding 5,6-dimethylbenzimidazole synthase, with protein sequence MLEADLLLKLMQSRRDVRGNSFLDKRIEKEKLEMILKAGISAPSVGYSQPWKFIVIDNERVKNEIHENFAIENEKAKQIFEKSELYKNLKLEGIKEAPLNIAVLYEDSNEDILGMTSMSSMGEYSVVCAVENMWLMARSLNIGLGWVSILDEQKILKSIKAPKNHKLIAYLCLGYVDGFKDEPELKTLRWKEEKKLNECVEYIC encoded by the coding sequence ATGTTAGAAGCTGATCTACTACTAAAACTCATGCAAAGCAGACGCGATGTAAGAGGGAACAGTTTTTTAGACAAAAGAATTGAAAAAGAGAAACTGGAGATGATACTCAAAGCCGGTATCTCAGCTCCGTCTGTGGGCTACTCTCAGCCTTGGAAATTTATAGTTATAGATAATGAGCGGGTAAAAAACGAGATACATGAAAACTTTGCCATCGAGAATGAAAAGGCAAAGCAGATTTTTGAAAAAAGTGAATTATATAAAAACCTGAAACTAGAAGGGATAAAAGAAGCCCCTCTAAACATAGCCGTGCTTTACGAAGATAGCAATGAAGATATTTTGGGGATGACTAGTATGTCAAGTATGGGTGAGTACAGCGTAGTTTGTGCAGTTGAGAATATGTGGCTGATGGCAAGAAGTTTAAATATCGGTCTTGGATGGGTTAGCATCTTGGATGAGCAAAAAATACTAAAAAGTATAAAAGCTCCAAAGAACCATAAACTGATCGCATATCTTTGCCTTGGATATGTGGATGGCTTTAAAGATGAACCTGAACTAAAAACTCTCAGATGGAAAGAAGAGAAAAAACTTAATGAGTGTGTTGAGTATATATGTTAA
- a CDS encoding phosphotransferase, with translation MGIKTKLTLKELNDIFEGYNFISIEATLYGVIDTTYIASTQTDDYIIKKYERDIKDRIETDKKLLEHLKLSGLNVPAFLEEKNGWYIYEKLSGDVPKGTTTAHIQALARLLSDLHRATHKRSFPNPFLESCEVKQSLKYIKSNYYHYFKKFQHLYDFDMPNDGLIHGDIFKDNTVFDENKIGIFDFIDSGYGSFLFDCGVALTGFGVKSTNNYYINLFLNTYNQKAPKKLKKSELINEMELASKFYTLLRIYRNQNINNAKELL, from the coding sequence GTGGGCATAAAAACAAAACTAACTCTAAAAGAGTTAAATGATATCTTTGAAGGTTATAACTTTATCTCTATAGAGGCTACTCTATACGGTGTTATCGATACTACCTATATTGCCAGTACACAAACAGATGATTACATCATAAAAAAGTATGAGAGAGATATAAAAGACAGAATTGAGACAGATAAAAAACTCTTAGAGCATTTAAAGCTGTCCGGTTTAAATGTACCTGCTTTTTTAGAGGAAAAAAACGGCTGGTATATATATGAAAAGCTCTCAGGCGATGTTCCAAAGGGTACGACTACTGCTCATATACAAGCTCTTGCAAGACTTTTAAGCGATCTGCATAGAGCTACACATAAAAGAAGTTTTCCAAATCCATTTTTAGAAAGCTGTGAAGTAAAACAAAGTTTAAAATACATAAAATCAAATTATTACCACTACTTCAAAAAGTTTCAACATCTATATGATTTTGATATGCCAAATGACGGGCTGATCCACGGTGATATTTTTAAAGACAACACCGTTTTTGATGAAAATAAAATCGGTATTTTTGATTTTATAGATTCTGGTTATGGAAGTTTTTTATTTGACTGCGGTGTGGCACTTACTGGTTTTGGGGTAAAAAGCACAAACAACTATTATATAAACCTCTTTTTAAATACTTACAACCAAAAAGCCCCTAAAAAACTGAAAAAGTCTGAGCTTATAAACGAGATGGAACTGGCTTCTAAATTTTACACCCTGCTTAGAATCTATAGAAATCAAAATATAAACAATGCAAAAGAGTTGTTATGA
- a CDS encoding aminotransferase class I/II-fold pyridoxal phosphate-dependent enzyme: protein MKHGANIYKYAKVANCKVDEIIDFSSNINLYQPKCKVKTTNDLIVKYGDTSYKDLKKIISKNYGVKKTQISLFNGATSAIFALLNSLKLNKVYLYVPLYGEYEKAIPKTAKIKKIDRFKNIYKTPEKNSTVIFVNPSTPDGKYYDLKKLFKIWQEQNCTVILDESFLEFENLPSLRQEINNYKKLYIIQSFSKFFSCAGVRIGAVFSDKANIKKLKQPIWNLSSFDAEFLTQRLNDKKFVKKTRELHKKQKKELKKTLKNSKLFSKVYESDSNFFLVKNTKKTLFKYLLKHKILVRTCGSFDNLSDNYLRFAVKDKVSHKKLKEALREFHD, encoded by the coding sequence ATGAAGCACGGCGCAAATATATATAAATACGCTAAAGTAGCTAACTGTAAAGTAGATGAGATTATAGACTTCTCATCAAACATAAATCTTTACCAGCCAAAATGTAAGGTAAAAACGACAAATGATCTGATTGTGAAATACGGGGATACTTCTTATAAAGATCTCAAAAAAATCATCTCTAAAAACTACGGCGTGAAAAAAACTCAGATCTCACTTTTCAACGGTGCTACATCTGCGATCTTTGCCCTGCTGAACTCTTTAAAACTAAACAAGGTTTATCTATATGTCCCGCTTTATGGAGAGTATGAAAAAGCGATCCCTAAAACTGCTAAGATCAAGAAGATAGATCGTTTTAAAAATATTTATAAAACGCCAGAAAAAAACTCAACCGTCATATTTGTAAACCCCTCTACTCCCGATGGAAAATATTATGACTTAAAAAAACTCTTTAAGATCTGGCAAGAACAAAACTGCACCGTAATTTTAGACGAGTCTTTTTTAGAGTTTGAAAATCTGCCATCACTTCGTCAAGAGATTAACAACTATAAAAAGCTCTACATTATCCAGTCTTTTTCAAAGTTTTTCTCTTGTGCTGGAGTTAGGATCGGAGCCGTATTTTCAGACAAGGCAAATATAAAAAAACTAAAACAGCCGATCTGGAATCTGTCATCGTTTGATGCAGAGTTTTTAACACAAAGGCTTAATGACAAAAAGTTTGTAAAAAAAACAAGAGAGCTTCACAAAAAGCAGAAAAAAGAGCTAAAAAAGACACTTAAAAACTCCAAGCTGTTTTCTAAAGTATACGAGAGCGATTCAAACTTTTTTCTTGTAAAAAACACCAAAAAAACTCTTTTCAAATATCTTTTAAAACACAAAATTTTAGTTCGTACCTGCGGCAGTTTTGATAATTTGAGTGATAATTATCTGCGCTTTGCGGTTAAAGATAAAGTATCGCATAAAAAACTAAAAGAGGCGTTGAGAGAGTTTCATGATTAA
- the cbiB gene encoding adenosylcobinamide-phosphate synthase CbiB gives MINITIAIFAYLIDRKFGEFRSIKHPVIIFGEMIEFFEKHFYKDSVSRGALLVIFMLCVVGTIAILIQLYIESLGWFLNILITSVLASIFVAHNMLIESVKNVLSAEDKKQAISMLVSRDTEHMSESDIYKASIETYAENLSDGVIAPLFYLLFFGLFGIVIYKVINTMDSMVGYKNEIYINFGKVAARLDDLVNYIPARITAVLIMLSSYDAREKYGTLGFYKDGEKHESPNAGHPITAMALVLEVKLGGDTYYFGKLKHKPYFGEGRENITKEDVQNALQILV, from the coding sequence ATGATTAATATAACAATTGCTATCTTTGCGTATTTGATCGATAGAAAATTCGGCGAGTTCAGATCTATAAAACACCCTGTTATTATATTTGGAGAGATGATAGAGTTTTTTGAAAAACATTTTTACAAAGACAGTGTAAGCAGAGGTGCGCTACTTGTTATTTTTATGCTTTGCGTAGTTGGAACGATCGCAATTTTAATCCAGCTATACATTGAGTCTTTGGGATGGTTTTTGAACATACTTATAACATCAGTTTTAGCTTCTATATTTGTAGCTCACAATATGCTTATAGAAAGCGTAAAAAATGTGCTAAGTGCAGAAGATAAAAAGCAAGCCATATCTATGCTAGTTTCGCGCGATACTGAGCATATGAGCGAGAGTGATATCTACAAAGCTTCGATCGAGACCTATGCAGAAAATCTCAGCGATGGTGTTATAGCTCCTTTGTTTTATCTTCTGTTTTTCGGATTATTCGGGATCGTTATTTACAAGGTTATAAACACTATGGATTCTATGGTCGGATACAAAAATGAGATATATATAAACTTTGGAAAAGTTGCAGCGCGCTTGGACGATCTTGTAAACTACATACCTGCTCGTATAACCGCAGTTTTAATCATGCTTAGCTCTTACGATGCAAGGGAAAAATACGGAACATTAGGTTTTTACAAAGATGGAGAAAAACACGAAAGCCCAAACGCAGGACATCCGATCACTGCTATGGCTTTGGTACTCGAAGTGAAACTAGGCGGTGATACTTACTACTTTGGTAAACTAAAACATAAACCCTACTTCGGCGAGGGACGTGAAAACATAACAAAAGAGGATGTGCAAAATGCCTTACAAATCTTGGTTTGA
- a CDS encoding cobyric acid synthase, with protein sequence MNNLSIFGTSSDAGKSTLSFAITYLLHKRGIKVAPFKAQNVSNNSQVTDAGGEVAIPQYFAAEAIGMKTTPDINPILLKSGSKNSTHLIINGKSVGDKDVLSYYRDIGTLKPVAKKAFKTLSKKYECIVAEGAGSPVELNLMEKDLSNIYIAKKFNTKIILVADIERGGVFASIYGVYKLLPKQLRKNVIGVIVNKFRGDSSLFDEGIKIIEKDFGIKVLGVVPYKTFNLGFEDSQSIMGYVQDTKKAKIKVGVVKLPHISNFTDYEPLVADEELELSFIQNVSELSSCDVVVLPGSKRVVDDLEWLNTNCFSKQLTNTNKTVIGICGGYEMMFENIIDAEAIETDNKSTKALGIFKGKVEFKKEKIVKKGKYEIFGSKVKGYEIHNGVSKDLHMQKNNYYGTFIHGLFDNDKIRYKIFNQVDPNYKGYNFKKYKKQTIEDFTSHIDTHIDMEYILKKL encoded by the coding sequence ATGAATAACCTAAGCATTTTCGGAACAAGCTCAGACGCAGGAAAGTCAACTCTAAGTTTTGCGATCACTTATCTGCTTCATAAACGCGGTATTAAAGTAGCACCGTTTAAAGCTCAAAATGTCTCAAACAACTCACAAGTTACAGATGCAGGCGGTGAAGTTGCGATCCCTCAGTATTTTGCCGCAGAGGCTATTGGTATGAAAACTACTCCAGATATTAATCCTATCCTTTTAAAGTCAGGTTCAAAAAACTCTACACACCTGATCATTAACGGTAAAAGTGTCGGAGACAAAGACGTACTTTCTTACTACCGAGATATCGGCACTTTAAAACCTGTTGCAAAAAAAGCTTTTAAAACATTAAGTAAAAAGTATGAGTGTATAGTTGCCGAGGGTGCTGGAAGTCCGGTTGAGTTAAACCTGATGGAGAAAGATCTCTCAAATATATACATAGCCAAAAAGTTTAACACCAAGATCATACTGGTTGCAGACATCGAGCGCGGTGGAGTATTTGCATCTATATACGGTGTGTATAAACTTTTGCCAAAACAGCTTCGTAAAAATGTCATAGGTGTTATTGTAAATAAATTTCGTGGGGATTCATCGCTTTTTGATGAGGGGATAAAGATCATTGAAAAAGACTTTGGTATAAAGGTGCTCGGAGTAGTTCCATACAAAACTTTCAACCTTGGCTTTGAAGATTCTCAGTCGATCATGGGTTATGTTCAAGATACAAAAAAAGCCAAAATTAAAGTCGGAGTTGTAAAACTCCCTCATATATCAAACTTTACAGATTACGAACCACTTGTGGCAGATGAGGAGTTAGAACTTAGTTTTATACAAAATGTTAGCGAGTTATCATCATGTGATGTGGTTGTTTTACCAGGGAGCAAACGTGTTGTAGATGATTTGGAGTGGCTAAACACAAACTGCTTTTCAAAACAACTTACAAACACAAACAAAACAGTTATCGGTATCTGTGGTGGTTATGAGATGATGTTTGAGAACATAATAGACGCAGAAGCGATTGAAACCGATAATAAAAGCACAAAAGCTCTTGGAATTTTTAAAGGCAAAGTTGAGTTTAAAAAAGAGAAAATTGTTAAAAAAGGCAAGTATGAGATCTTTGGTTCAAAAGTTAAAGGCTATGAGATCCATAATGGAGTTAGCAAAGATCTTCATATGCAAAAAAATAACTACTACGGTACATTTATACACGGGCTATTTGATAACGACAAGATAAGATATAAAATTTTTAATCAAGTAGATCCAAACTATAAAGGATATAATTTCAAAAAGTACAAAAAACAAACAATTGAAGATTTTACTTCACATATTGATACTCATATAGATATGGAATATATATTAAAAAAATTATAG